From a single Micromonospora carbonacea genomic region:
- a CDS encoding SDR family oxidoreductase, producing the protein MEWIGRVGAVTGAASGIGAATAQELAARGVHVVAMDIDPAGLSATVAAIEAAGGAATAAVVDVAERAAVQDVIAGVAAGHGRLDLVVNCAATFLARGLDVTGDDWDHVLRVNVQGISNVVQAAHPLLARAPGAAVVNTASISAHVAQRSRWTYNTTKAAIVTLTRCMAMDLAPDGIRVNVVSPGWIWTPEVSRAAGGDRAAWEPVWGRFHLLRRLGEPVEVARAIAFLCSSDASFITGTELPVDGGYLAMGPEGLGDDSSFAGSR; encoded by the coding sequence ATGGAGTGGATCGGTCGGGTCGGTGCCGTCACCGGGGCAGCCTCGGGCATCGGGGCCGCGACGGCGCAGGAGTTGGCCGCCCGCGGCGTGCACGTGGTCGCGATGGACATCGACCCGGCCGGTCTGTCCGCCACGGTCGCCGCGATCGAGGCCGCCGGGGGCGCCGCGACCGCCGCCGTCGTCGACGTCGCCGAGCGGGCCGCGGTGCAGGACGTGATCGCCGGTGTGGCGGCGGGGCACGGACGCCTCGACCTCGTGGTCAACTGCGCCGCGACGTTCCTGGCCCGTGGCCTCGACGTGACCGGTGACGACTGGGACCACGTGCTGCGGGTCAACGTGCAGGGCATCAGCAACGTCGTGCAGGCGGCCCACCCCCTGCTGGCCCGCGCCCCGGGCGCGGCGGTCGTCAACACCGCCAGCATCTCGGCGCACGTCGCGCAGCGGTCCCGCTGGACGTACAACACGACGAAGGCCGCGATCGTCACGCTGACCAGGTGCATGGCGATGGACCTCGCCCCCGACGGCATCCGCGTCAACGTGGTGAGCCCCGGCTGGATCTGGACCCCCGAGGTCAGCCGGGCGGCGGGCGGCGACCGGGCCGCCTGGGAGCCGGTCTGGGGCCGGTTCCACCTGCTGCGCCGCCTCGGGGAGCCGGTGGAGGTGGCCCGCGCCATCGCCTTCCTGTGCTCCTCCGACGCCAGCTTCATCACCGGCACCGAACTGCCGGTGGACGGCGGCTACCTCGCCATGGGGCCCGAAGGGCTCGGGGACGACTCGTCCTTCGCCGGCTCCCGGTAG
- a CDS encoding NAD(P)-dependent oxidoreductase — MTTNIVITDTNLGDGSIERAVLAGDFAVSRFDARTEDAVLDVAGDADGLLVQWAPITDRVLAGLPRLRAVVRYGIGLDNIDLAAAARRGVEVRNVDDYCLAEVADHSMAAVYAHNRRLTTASRSCADVGWTTAGIAPALPPAQDPVGVAGFGRIGREVASRALALGFPVHVWDPFVPDVPAGVTAHPTLVELAAAVNHLTLHVPATPQTRGIVDRAVLDALGADGHLVNTARGALVVETDLLAALDAGTLGFASLDVLASEPPEQTSAKLAGHPRALVTPHLAYLSTVSLPQLQRRAAEILRDLLTTAG; from the coding sequence GTGACCACCAACATCGTCATCACCGACACCAACCTGGGGGACGGCTCGATCGAACGAGCCGTGCTGGCCGGCGACTTCGCGGTCAGCCGGTTCGACGCCAGGACCGAGGACGCCGTCCTCGACGTCGCCGGCGACGCCGACGGGCTGCTGGTGCAGTGGGCGCCCATCACCGACCGGGTGCTGGCCGGGCTGCCCCGGCTGCGTGCCGTCGTGCGCTACGGCATCGGCCTGGACAACATCGACCTGGCCGCCGCCGCCCGGCGGGGGGTCGAGGTGCGCAACGTCGACGACTACTGCCTGGCGGAGGTCGCCGACCACAGCATGGCGGCCGTCTACGCGCACAACCGCCGGCTCACCACGGCCAGCCGGTCGTGCGCCGACGTGGGGTGGACCACCGCGGGCATCGCCCCCGCGCTGCCGCCCGCGCAGGACCCCGTCGGCGTCGCCGGCTTCGGCCGCATCGGCCGCGAGGTCGCCTCGCGGGCCCTCGCCCTGGGCTTCCCGGTGCACGTGTGGGACCCGTTCGTCCCCGACGTGCCCGCCGGCGTCACGGCGCACCCGACGCTGGTCGAGCTCGCCGCCGCGGTCAACCACCTCACCCTGCACGTGCCCGCGACGCCACAGACGCGCGGGATCGTCGACCGCGCGGTGCTCGACGCGCTCGGGGCCGACGGCCACCTGGTGAACACGGCCCGGGGCGCCCTCGTGGTCGAGACCGACCTGCTGGCGGCGCTCGACGCCGGCACGCTGGGCTTCGCCTCGCTCGACGTGCTGGCCAGCGAGCCACCCGAGCAGACGTCCGCGAAGCTGGCCGGGCACCCGCGGGCCCTGGTGACCCCCCACCTCGCGTACCTGTCGACGGTGTCGCTGCCGCAGTTGCAGCGGCGGGCCGCCGAGATCCTGCGCGACCTGCTGACCACGGCGGGCTGA
- a CDS encoding zinc-dependent alcohol dehydrogenase, whose protein sequence is MRALVFTRPNTVELLDVAPPVPSDGEVVVAVRAVGICGSELHGIGDSHFRSPPLIMGHEFSGTTSDGRRVTVNPLLSCGTCDLCGLGREQLCRRRQILGIHRPGAFAEHVAVPEHALHPLAPTMSFETAAMIEPLANAVHALNLARPAEGARIAVLGAGTIGLVSLLVARQHSDEVTVCDLSEARLAVAERLGAAAVGPTLTGEFDVIIDAVGAAATHRLSVQRLRPGGTAVWVGLLSGDAGFDGQQIVREEKHVVGSYCYTGAEFAHAVALAETVALDWTSPFDLADGATIFTELMRGRQDVVKAVLRP, encoded by the coding sequence GTGCGCGCTCTCGTCTTCACCCGGCCGAACACGGTGGAACTGCTCGACGTCGCGCCGCCCGTGCCGTCCGACGGTGAGGTCGTCGTCGCCGTCCGCGCCGTCGGCATCTGCGGCAGCGAACTGCACGGCATCGGCGACTCCCACTTCCGCAGCCCGCCGCTGATCATGGGACACGAGTTCTCCGGCACCACGAGCGACGGGCGTCGGGTCACGGTGAACCCGCTGCTCAGCTGCGGCACCTGCGACCTGTGCGGCCTCGGCCGCGAGCAGTTGTGCCGCCGCCGGCAGATCCTCGGCATCCACCGGCCCGGCGCGTTCGCCGAGCACGTGGCGGTGCCCGAGCACGCGCTGCACCCGCTGGCGCCCACGATGTCGTTCGAGACGGCCGCGATGATCGAACCGCTGGCGAACGCCGTGCACGCCCTGAACCTGGCCCGCCCGGCCGAGGGCGCGCGGATCGCGGTCCTGGGCGCCGGCACGATCGGCCTGGTCTCGCTGCTCGTCGCCCGCCAGCACTCGGACGAGGTGACGGTCTGCGACCTGTCCGAGGCCCGCCTGGCGGTGGCCGAGCGCCTCGGCGCGGCGGCCGTCGGCCCGACCCTGACCGGCGAGTTCGACGTGATCATCGACGCGGTGGGCGCCGCGGCCACCCACCGGCTGTCGGTGCAGCGCCTGCGTCCGGGCGGCACGGCCGTCTGGGTGGGCCTGCTCAGCGGCGACGCCGGCTTCGACGGACAGCAGATCGTCCGGGAGGAGAAGCACGTCGTGGGCTCGTACTGCTACACGGGCGCCGAGTTCGCCCACGCGGTCGCCCTCGCGGAGACGGTCGCGCTGGACTGGACCTCGCCGTTCGACCTCGCCGACGGGGCCACCATCTTCACCGAGCTGATGCGGGGCCGCCAGGACGTGGTCAAGGCGGTGCTGCGGCCGTGA
- a CDS encoding fumarylacetoacetate hydrolase family protein: MELFRFGAPGKERPAVRHEGREYDLTGLTADLDGSFFETDGIERVAAALAAGTLDPVDTAGQRIGAPIARPPAVVCIGMNYAAHATESGAAPPEHPVVFLKHPGCVVGPDDDVVLPLGSTKTDWEVELAVVMKRTPRHLTDPADALDYVAGYALANDLSERAFQIEVSGGQWSKGKCAETFNPLGPVLRPASELDPGRLRLRSWVNGEPRQDSSTADMIFSVPELIVHLSQHMLLMPGDVVNTGTPEGVALSGRFPYLRVGDVVALEIEGLGRQEQTVVGHRATG; the protein is encoded by the coding sequence ATGGAGTTGTTCCGCTTCGGCGCTCCCGGCAAGGAACGCCCGGCCGTGCGCCACGAGGGCCGGGAGTACGACCTCACCGGGCTGACCGCCGACCTGGACGGTTCCTTCTTCGAGACCGACGGCATCGAGCGGGTGGCCGCCGCCCTCGCCGCCGGCACGCTCGACCCGGTCGACACGGCCGGGCAGCGGATCGGCGCACCGATCGCGCGCCCGCCCGCCGTGGTGTGCATCGGAATGAACTACGCGGCCCACGCCACGGAGTCCGGCGCCGCACCGCCGGAGCACCCGGTGGTCTTCCTCAAGCACCCCGGCTGCGTGGTCGGCCCGGACGACGACGTCGTCCTGCCGCTCGGGTCGACGAAGACCGACTGGGAGGTCGAGCTCGCCGTCGTCATGAAGCGCACGCCGCGCCACCTCACCGACCCGGCCGACGCACTGGACTACGTGGCCGGCTACGCGCTCGCCAACGACCTGTCCGAGCGCGCCTTCCAGATCGAGGTCTCCGGCGGCCAGTGGTCCAAGGGCAAGTGCGCGGAGACGTTCAACCCGCTCGGGCCGGTGCTGCGCCCGGCGAGCGAGCTCGACCCCGGCCGGCTGCGGCTGCGGTCCTGGGTCAACGGTGAGCCCCGGCAGGACTCCAGCACCGCCGACATGATCTTCTCGGTGCCCGAGCTGATCGTCCACCTCAGCCAGCACATGCTGCTGATGCCGGGCGACGTCGTCAACACCGGCACCCCGGAGGGCGTCGCGCTGTCCGGCCGCTTCCCCTATCTCAGGGTCGGCGACGTCGTGGCCCTGGAGATCGAGGGCCTGGGCCGGCAGGAGCAGACCGTCGTCGGGCACCGGGCGACCGGCTGA
- a CDS encoding IclR family transcriptional regulator: MSTLVKSADRTLAILDLLTEHRDGLTLTEVQRRLEFPKSSTYVLLMTMTARGFLEQDPDTRRFRIGIRLWQAGQSYVAINDLEKVALPYMETLRDTLNETVQLATLDGTDNVYIAKVDPDHHLRLASRVGVRLPAYATGIGKALLSQLDEDDLRDRFADTEFVRYTPQTVTSLPELVAAVRQARTHGYAIDNCEYTPGVFCVAAPLNGLRATTRAAISVSIPEVRKTPELIRRTIDTLCSTAHQLSLRLGYRDGAAPTTRRD, from the coding sequence ATGAGCACTCTCGTCAAGTCGGCAGACCGCACGCTGGCGATCCTCGACCTGCTGACCGAGCACCGTGACGGGTTGACCCTGACCGAGGTCCAGCGCCGCCTGGAGTTCCCGAAGAGCAGCACCTACGTGCTGCTCATGACGATGACGGCCCGGGGCTTCCTCGAACAGGACCCGGACACCCGCCGGTTCCGCATCGGCATCCGGCTGTGGCAGGCCGGCCAGAGCTACGTCGCGATCAACGACCTGGAGAAGGTCGCGCTGCCGTACATGGAGACCCTCCGGGACACGCTGAACGAGACGGTCCAGCTCGCCACCCTCGACGGCACCGACAACGTCTACATCGCCAAGGTCGATCCGGATCACCACCTGCGCCTCGCCTCCCGGGTCGGCGTGCGCCTGCCGGCGTACGCGACCGGCATCGGCAAGGCGCTGCTCAGCCAGCTCGACGAGGACGACCTGCGGGACCGCTTCGCCGACACGGAGTTCGTCCGGTACACGCCGCAGACCGTCACCTCGCTCCCCGAGCTCGTCGCCGCCGTCCGGCAGGCCCGCACGCACGGGTACGCGATCGACAACTGCGAGTACACCCCGGGCGTCTTCTGCGTCGCCGCCCCGCTGAACGGCCTGCGGGCCACCACCCGGGCCGCCATCAGCGTCTCCATTCCCGAGGTCCGCAAGACACCCGAACTCATCCGGCGCACCATCGACACGCTCTGCTCCACGGCCCACCAGCTCTCGCTGCGCCTGGGCTACCGGGACGGCGCCGCACCCACGACACGAAGGGACTGA
- a CDS encoding (Fe-S)-binding protein, whose translation MALFVTCLVDGLVPRVGAATVAVLERLGLDVAVPRRQTCCGQLHVNSGYPDQALALVRNHVAAFADAEAIVVASGSCVAAIRHQHVELARAAGDEGLAAAAAAVAARTYELSEFLVDVCGVLDVGAWFPHRVTLHQACHALRLLRTGDRARRLLDRVEGIELVDLPDADSCCGFGGTFALKNASVSAAMLADKLRAVDATGATVVTAGDASCLTHLGGGLSRAAAGARTVHLAEILAATRDRPWAPPGAPPHPRRRP comes from the coding sequence GTGGCGCTGTTCGTCACGTGCCTCGTGGACGGGCTGGTGCCCCGCGTCGGCGCCGCGACGGTCGCGGTGCTCGAACGGCTGGGCCTCGACGTGGCCGTGCCCCGGCGACAGACCTGCTGCGGTCAGCTCCACGTGAACTCCGGCTACCCCGACCAGGCGCTGGCCCTGGTCCGCAACCACGTCGCGGCGTTCGCCGACGCCGAGGCGATCGTCGTGGCCAGCGGCTCGTGCGTGGCGGCCATCCGGCACCAGCACGTCGAACTCGCCCGGGCGGCCGGCGACGAGGGGCTGGCCGCCGCGGCGGCCGCCGTCGCGGCACGCACCTACGAGCTTTCCGAGTTCCTCGTCGACGTGTGCGGCGTGCTGGACGTCGGTGCGTGGTTCCCCCACCGGGTGACGCTGCACCAGGCGTGCCACGCGCTACGCCTGCTGCGCACCGGCGACCGGGCGCGACGACTGCTGGACCGGGTCGAGGGCATCGAACTCGTCGACCTGCCCGACGCCGACTCCTGCTGCGGCTTCGGTGGCACCTTCGCGCTGAAGAACGCGTCGGTGTCCGCCGCCATGCTCGCCGACAAGCTGCGGGCGGTCGACGCCACCGGGGCGACCGTCGTCACCGCAGGGGACGCCTCGTGCCTCACGCACCTCGGCGGCGGGCTCTCCCGCGCGGCGGCGGGGGCCCGCACCGTGCACCTGGCCGAGATCCTGGCCGCGACCCGAGACCGACCGTGGGCACCGCCCGGTGCTCCGCCGCACCCGAGGAGACGACCGTGA
- a CDS encoding lactate utilization protein B, which translates to MTVFLGLPTASPGVGNLHAATPFPTAAAEALRDDQLRRNLSHATRTIRGRRLQTVAELDDWEQLRAAGAAIKDDVLDHLDRYLLQLEQAVTARGGTVHWARDAAEANAIVVDLVRQAGATEVVKVKSMVTAEIGLNEALARGGIGAVETDLAELIVQLGRDHPSHILVPAIHRNRREIRDIFRREMVGVDPALGDEPAELVEAARAHLRQRFLTARVAVSGANFAIAETGTLAVVESEGNGRMCLTLPRTLITVMGIEKVLPSWRDLEVFLQLLPRSSTAERMNPYTSMWTGAVEGQEFHLVLLDNGRTATLADPAGRAALRCIRCSACLNVCPVYERTGGHAYGSVYPGPIGAVLTPQLTGVADHPHLPFASTLCGACFDACPVAIDIPRMLVHLRAQAVAAGARQRRLPTSEAAAMSVLGWLMSSPGRWSAALRALWLGRVLGRRTGWIRRLPPPMSAWTRSRDAPRPPRRPFRARGRRR; encoded by the coding sequence GTGACGGTGTTCCTGGGCCTGCCCACCGCGTCGCCCGGCGTCGGCAACCTGCACGCCGCGACGCCGTTCCCGACCGCCGCCGCCGAGGCGCTGCGCGACGACCAGCTGCGGCGCAACCTCTCGCACGCCACCCGCACCATCCGTGGCCGGCGACTGCAGACGGTCGCCGAGCTCGACGACTGGGAGCAGCTCCGGGCCGCCGGAGCCGCCATCAAGGACGACGTGCTCGACCACCTCGACCGCTACCTGCTCCAGCTCGAACAGGCGGTGACCGCCCGGGGCGGCACGGTGCACTGGGCCCGGGACGCGGCGGAGGCCAACGCCATCGTCGTCGACCTGGTCCGGCAGGCCGGCGCGACCGAAGTGGTCAAGGTCAAGTCGATGGTCACCGCCGAGATCGGCCTCAACGAGGCGCTGGCCCGGGGCGGCATCGGCGCCGTCGAGACCGACCTGGCCGAGCTGATCGTGCAACTCGGCCGGGACCACCCCAGTCACATCCTCGTGCCCGCCATCCACCGCAACCGGCGGGAGATCCGCGACATCTTCCGGCGCGAGATGGTCGGCGTGGACCCCGCGCTCGGCGACGAGCCGGCCGAGCTGGTCGAGGCGGCACGGGCCCACCTGCGGCAGCGGTTCCTCACGGCGCGGGTGGCCGTCTCCGGGGCGAACTTCGCGATCGCCGAGACGGGCACCCTGGCGGTCGTCGAGTCCGAGGGCAACGGGCGGATGTGCCTCACCCTGCCCCGCACCCTGATCACCGTCATGGGGATCGAGAAGGTCCTGCCGAGCTGGCGCGACCTCGAGGTGTTCCTGCAACTGCTGCCCCGCTCGTCGACCGCCGAGCGGATGAACCCGTACACGTCGATGTGGACCGGCGCGGTGGAGGGGCAGGAGTTCCACCTCGTGCTGCTCGACAACGGGCGCACCGCGACCCTGGCCGACCCGGCCGGTCGGGCGGCCCTGCGGTGCATCCGGTGCTCGGCGTGCCTGAACGTCTGCCCGGTCTACGAGCGCACGGGCGGACACGCCTACGGCTCGGTCTATCCCGGGCCGATCGGCGCGGTGCTCACCCCGCAACTGACCGGGGTGGCCGACCACCCCCACCTGCCGTTCGCGTCGACCCTGTGCGGGGCCTGCTTCGACGCGTGCCCGGTGGCGATCGACATCCCGCGCATGCTGGTGCACCTGCGGGCGCAGGCGGTGGCGGCGGGCGCGCGGCAGCGGCGGCTGCCGACGTCCGAGGCCGCCGCGATGTCGGTGCTCGGCTGGCTCATGTCCAGCCCGGGGCGCTGGTCCGCCGCCCTACGGGCGCTGTGGCTGGGGCGGGTCCTGGGCCGGCGCACCGGCTGGATCCGCCGGCTGCCGCCGCCGATGTCGGCGTGGACGAGGTCGCGGGACGCGCCCCGCCCGCCGCGCCGCCCGTTCCGGGCCCGGGGCAGGCGGCGGTGA
- a CDS encoding LutC/YkgG family protein — MSRDGSAGGTGRDADAARAEVLRRVRLAVGTQPPGVGVSRDYRGVGARPADDPVGLFVERLTDYRASAYRCGADEVGETIAGILGEHGRTRICVPHGLPARWTAPGWQVVGGDAPPDPVALDAFDGVVSGCALAIALTGTIVLDSGPGQGWRAVTLVPDYHLVVVRADQIVPAVPDAIARLDATRPMTWISGPSATSDIEFDRVEGVHGPRTLDVLVVAEGR, encoded by the coding sequence GTGAGCCGCGACGGGTCCGCCGGCGGGACCGGACGCGACGCCGACGCCGCGCGGGCCGAGGTGCTGCGCCGGGTCCGGCTCGCCGTCGGGACGCAGCCGCCCGGCGTCGGGGTGTCCCGGGACTACCGGGGCGTCGGCGCGCGCCCCGCCGACGACCCGGTCGGGTTGTTCGTGGAGCGGCTGACCGACTACCGGGCGAGCGCGTACCGGTGCGGCGCGGACGAGGTCGGCGAGACGATCGCCGGCATCCTGGGCGAGCACGGCCGGACCCGGATCTGCGTCCCCCACGGCCTGCCCGCCCGGTGGACCGCGCCCGGTTGGCAGGTGGTCGGCGGCGACGCGCCACCGGACCCGGTCGCGCTCGACGCCTTCGACGGCGTGGTCTCCGGTTGCGCCCTGGCGATCGCGCTCACCGGCACGATCGTGCTCGACTCGGGGCCGGGCCAGGGCTGGCGCGCGGTCACCCTGGTTCCCGACTACCACCTGGTGGTGGTGCGTGCCGACCAGATCGTGCCGGCCGTGCCGGACGCGATCGCCCGACTGGACGCCACCCGGCCGATGACCTGGATCAGCGGGCCCAGTGCCACGAGCGACATCGAGTTCGACCGGGTCGAGGGGGTGCACGGTCCGCGCACCCTGGACGTGCTGGTGGTGGCCGAGGGCCGGTAG
- a CDS encoding long-chain-fatty-acid--CoA ligase — translation MASSARAGRADRDGPHSSLSFEPLTPTAFLDRAAAVHADRLAVVDGALRLTYHQFHDRCLRLAGALADLGVRPGDRVAVLAPNTHLMLEAHFGVLYGGAVLVTLNTRLSADELRYILDHAGCRVLLHDPDLAGFAATIVRALPGVRLVDGGAEYERLLAAAPPRRVPVPDERALMALNYTSGTTGRPKGVMYHHRGAYLQSLAMVAHFGLRADTVYLWTLPMFHCNGWCFTWAVTAAGGTHVCLPRVAPDRVWELIRDERVTMLCAAPTVLVSLAEADAAGAGAGRQVTVAVGGAPPSPSLLRRCAALGFDVTHLYGLTETFGPAAICDWRPEWDDRPAAEQATLRARQGVANVVSCELRVLDADERDVPADGETVGEVAIRGNNVMLGYYRDEAATREAGPGGWFRTGDLGVRHPDGYLQLRDRAKDVIISGGENISSIEVEAVLCSHPAVLEAAVVAVPDERWGERPVAFVTLRPGAPADPDALRAHVRAHLAAFKVPDHIEFGDLPKTASGKVRKVELRATVR, via the coding sequence ATGGCGAGCAGCGCCCGAGCGGGCCGTGCCGACCGGGACGGGCCCCACAGCAGCCTCAGCTTCGAACCCCTGACCCCGACCGCCTTCCTCGACCGGGCCGCGGCGGTGCACGCCGACCGGTTGGCGGTCGTCGACGGCGCGCTTCGGCTGACGTACCACCAGTTCCACGACCGGTGCCTGCGCCTGGCCGGCGCGCTGGCCGACCTCGGCGTCCGGCCGGGTGACCGGGTCGCCGTCCTGGCACCGAACACGCACCTCATGCTGGAGGCACACTTCGGGGTCCTCTACGGCGGCGCGGTCCTCGTCACCCTGAACACCCGGCTCTCCGCCGACGAACTGCGCTACATCCTCGACCACGCCGGCTGCCGGGTCCTGCTGCACGACCCGGATCTCGCCGGGTTCGCCGCCACGATCGTCCGGGCGCTGCCCGGGGTGCGGCTGGTCGACGGCGGCGCGGAGTACGAGCGGCTGCTCGCCGCCGCGCCGCCGCGCCGGGTGCCGGTGCCCGACGAGCGGGCGCTGATGGCGTTGAACTACACCAGCGGCACCACCGGCCGCCCCAAGGGGGTCATGTACCACCACCGGGGCGCCTACCTCCAGTCGCTGGCGATGGTCGCCCACTTCGGGCTGCGCGCCGACACCGTCTACCTGTGGACACTGCCGATGTTCCACTGCAACGGCTGGTGCTTCACCTGGGCGGTGACCGCGGCCGGGGGCACCCACGTCTGCCTGCCCAGGGTCGCGCCGGATCGGGTCTGGGAACTGATCCGCGACGAGCGGGTCACCATGCTGTGCGCCGCGCCCACGGTGCTCGTGTCCCTCGCCGAGGCGGACGCGGCCGGCGCCGGCGCGGGCCGGCAGGTCACGGTCGCGGTCGGCGGCGCGCCGCCGTCGCCCAGCCTGCTGCGCCGGTGCGCGGCGCTCGGCTTCGACGTCACGCACCTGTACGGGCTGACCGAGACCTTCGGCCCGGCGGCGATCTGCGACTGGCGGCCGGAGTGGGATGACCGGCCGGCCGCGGAGCAGGCGACGCTGCGCGCCCGGCAGGGCGTGGCCAACGTGGTCTCGTGCGAGCTGCGGGTGCTGGACGCCGACGAACGCGACGTCCCCGCCGACGGCGAGACGGTCGGCGAGGTCGCGATCCGCGGCAACAACGTGATGCTCGGCTACTACCGGGACGAGGCGGCGACCCGGGAGGCCGGACCGGGCGGCTGGTTCCGCACCGGCGACCTCGGGGTCCGGCACCCCGACGGCTACCTCCAACTGCGCGACCGCGCCAAGGACGTGATCATCTCGGGCGGGGAGAACATCTCGTCCATAGAGGTCGAGGCGGTGCTGTGCAGCCATCCCGCGGTGCTGGAGGCCGCGGTGGTCGCGGTGCCCGACGAGCGCTGGGGCGAGCGGCCGGTGGCCTTCGTGACGCTGCGGCCCGGCGCGCCCGCCGACCCGGACGCGCTGCGCGCCCACGTGCGGGCCCACCTGGCCGCCTTCAAGGTGCCCGACCACATCGAGTTCGGCGACCTGCCCAAGACGGCCTCCGGCAAGGTCCGCAAGGTCGAGCTACGCGCCACCGTCCGGTAG
- a CDS encoding TetR/AcrR family transcriptional regulator produces the protein MESRKMDDQARPHTPAPTAAGGRPDRGEQVRAAALDLFAARGYQLTTMDEIGERAGIRGPSVYKHVRSKQDLLAGIMLRTMTALLEDQQVALDGGTDVGSRLRRAAEAHVRYHARHAAEAFVGNREINSLDEPHRSDILDRRATYERRLRQLITDGVDLGRFRVPSARLASYAILDMGIGVAMWFRPDGEFTEDEVVRQYGEMALRIAGHHHQAGSHI, from the coding sequence GTGGAATCCCGGAAGATGGACGACCAGGCACGCCCGCACACCCCCGCCCCCACCGCTGCGGGCGGGCGGCCGGATCGGGGCGAGCAGGTTCGGGCCGCAGCGCTCGACCTGTTCGCCGCCCGCGGCTACCAGCTCACCACCATGGACGAGATCGGCGAACGCGCCGGAATCCGGGGCCCCAGCGTGTACAAGCACGTGCGCTCGAAGCAGGACCTGCTCGCCGGGATCATGCTGCGCACCATGACGGCGCTGCTGGAGGACCAGCAGGTCGCCCTAGACGGCGGCACCGACGTCGGGAGCCGGCTGCGCCGGGCCGCCGAGGCCCACGTGCGCTACCACGCCCGGCACGCGGCGGAGGCGTTCGTCGGCAACCGGGAGATCAACAGCCTGGACGAGCCGCACCGCAGCGACATCCTCGACCGGCGCGCCACCTACGAGCGGCGGCTGCGCCAGCTCATCACCGACGGCGTCGACCTCGGCCGGTTCCGGGTCCCGTCGGCCCGGCTCGCCTCGTACGCGATTCTCGACATGGGCATCGGCGTGGCGATGTGGTTCCGGCCCGACGGCGAGTTCACCGAGGACGAGGTCGTCCGCCAGTACGGGGAGATGGCCCTGCGGATCGCGGGGCACCACCACCAGGCCGGTTCACATATTTGA
- a CDS encoding acyl-CoA dehydrogenase family protein: MDLTPDDAARSVAERTRAFVRGTVLAVEREHRGSAHALPEQVRLDLQAAARQAGVFCPHLPPRWGGLGIDRRGQALVFEEAGYSLFGPLALNIAAPDEGNMHLLAAVADPDQQERYLRPLAAGLIRSCFAMTEPAPGAGSDPSALATTARPVSGGWVLNGRKWFTTGADGAAFAIVMARTSGQPGDRGGATMFLVDTDAPGLELVRTIETLDEAMVGGHGEFLLQDCFVPADRVLGAVDQGFDNAQVRLAPARLTHCMRWLGLARHAQDVALDRAAGRRAFGSALADLGMIQQMLADSEIEIEASRALILRAAWELDSGGRAAQSTSVAKAFVAEAVWRIVDRSLQICGSLGVSGDLMLGRYLREVRPFRIYDGPSETHRWAISRRAVKRRAQERDAAVRGALPA; this comes from the coding sequence GTGGATCTCACCCCCGACGACGCTGCCCGCTCCGTCGCCGAACGCACCCGGGCGTTCGTCCGGGGCACGGTGCTCGCCGTCGAGCGCGAGCACCGGGGCAGCGCCCATGCGCTGCCGGAGCAGGTGCGGCTCGATCTGCAGGCCGCGGCGAGACAGGCGGGGGTCTTCTGCCCGCACCTGCCCCCGCGGTGGGGCGGCCTGGGCATCGACCGGCGCGGGCAGGCGCTCGTCTTCGAGGAGGCCGGCTACTCGCTGTTCGGCCCGCTGGCGCTCAACATCGCGGCCCCCGACGAGGGCAACATGCACCTGCTGGCGGCGGTGGCCGACCCCGACCAGCAGGAGCGGTACCTCCGCCCGCTCGCGGCCGGGCTGATCCGTTCCTGCTTCGCCATGACCGAGCCGGCGCCGGGGGCGGGATCCGACCCGAGCGCGCTCGCCACCACGGCCCGCCCGGTGTCGGGTGGGTGGGTCCTGAACGGGCGCAAGTGGTTCACCACCGGCGCCGACGGGGCGGCGTTCGCCATCGTCATGGCCCGCACCTCCGGCCAACCCGGCGACCGGGGTGGGGCGACGATGTTCCTGGTCGACACCGACGCCCCCGGGCTGGAGCTGGTCCGGACGATCGAGACCCTCGACGAGGCGATGGTCGGCGGGCACGGCGAGTTCCTGCTACAGGACTGCTTCGTCCCGGCCGACCGGGTCCTCGGCGCGGTGGACCAGGGGTTCGACAACGCCCAGGTCCGGCTCGCGCCGGCACGCCTGACGCACTGCATGCGGTGGCTCGGCCTGGCCCGCCACGCCCAGGACGTCGCGCTGGACCGCGCGGCGGGCCGGCGGGCCTTCGGGTCGGCGCTGGCCGACCTGGGCATGATCCAGCAGATGCTCGCCGACAGCGAGATCGAGATCGAGGCCAGCCGCGCCCTCATCCTGCGGGCGGCGTGGGAACTCGACTCCGGAGGCCGCGCCGCGCAGTCCACCTCCGTCGCGAAGGCGTTCGTCGCGGAGGCGGTGTGGCGGATCGTCGACCGGTCGCTGCAGATCTGCGGCTCCCTCGGCGTCTCGGGCGACCTCATGCTCGGGCGCTACCTGCGGGAGGTGCGCCCGTTCCGGATCTACGACGGGCCGAGCGAGACCCATCGCTGGGCGATCTCCCGTCGGGCGGTCAAGCGCCGGGCCCAGGAGCGCGACGCGGCGGTGCGGGGAGCGCTGCCGGCATGA